A single window of Desulfovibrio sp. G11 DNA harbors:
- a CDS encoding SDR family oxidoreductase, with protein MSAYSQLCATMQASPSRWLITGVAGFIGSNLLERLLGLGQTVVGLDNFLTGYQKNLDMVRDIVGPEAWSRFTFIEGDIRDVDTCRKACEGVQHVLHEAALGSVPRSIDDPLLSNSCNITGFLHMLVAARDAGVKSFVYAASSSTYGDSPELPKVEDKIGRPLSPYAVTKYVDELYADVFTRCYGFSSVGLRYFNVFGQRQDPYGAYAAVIPQWFASLIKGETVYVNGDGETSRDFCYIDNVVEANLLASFARGEAANTVYNVAFGQRTTLNELFALIREEVARHKPEAAKADVEHRDFRAGDVRHSLADINRAETRLGYAPRFDVRQGLRLAGDWYAANL; from the coding sequence ATGAGCGCGTATTCCCAACTGTGTGCCACTATGCAGGCTTCTCCTTCCCGCTGGCTGATTACCGGAGTGGCGGGCTTTATCGGTTCCAACCTGCTTGAACGCCTTCTCGGGCTGGGCCAGACCGTTGTGGGGCTGGACAACTTCTTGACCGGGTATCAGAAAAATCTTGATATGGTCCGTGATATTGTGGGGCCGGAAGCCTGGAGCCGCTTTACCTTCATCGAAGGTGATATTCGTGATGTAGACACCTGCCGCAAGGCCTGTGAAGGCGTGCAGCATGTGCTGCATGAAGCCGCGCTCGGTTCTGTGCCGCGCTCCATTGATGATCCCTTGCTGTCAAATAGCTGCAATATCACAGGGTTTTTGCACATGCTGGTGGCTGCCCGCGATGCCGGGGTAAAAAGCTTTGTGTATGCCGCCTCTTCTTCCACCTACGGCGATTCGCCCGAACTGCCCAAGGTGGAAGACAAGATCGGCCGCCCCCTGTCGCCCTATGCCGTCACCAAGTATGTGGACGAGCTGTACGCCGATGTTTTTACGCGCTGCTACGGTTTTTCCAGTGTCGGGTTGCGCTACTTCAACGTGTTCGGCCAGCGCCAGGACCCTTACGGGGCTTACGCGGCGGTTATTCCCCAGTGGTTTGCCAGCCTCATCAAAGGGGAAACCGTCTATGTGAACGGCGATGGCGAAACCAGCCGCGACTTCTGCTATATCGACAACGTGGTGGAGGCCAACCTGCTGGCGAGCTTTGCCCGGGGCGAGGCTGCCAATACCGTGTACAACGTGGCTTTTGGGCAACGCACAACCCTTAACGAACTTTTTGCCCTCATCCGTGAAGAAGTGGCGCGCCACAAGCCCGAAGCCGCCAAGGCCGATGTCGAGCACCGTGATTTTCGCGCGGGCGACGTGCGCCACAGCCTGGCTGACATCAACCGCGCCGAGACGCGCCTTGGCTATGCCCCCCGCTTTGACGTGCGGCAGGGGCTGCGGCTCGCAGGCGACTGGTACGCCGCCAATCTGTAG
- a CDS encoding GrdX family protein, whose product MHRGWLLANHPLYGNFLPWQMPYRSLVLSSPEHCDSPGAFTPVDVSSLDLIEQAQARYAAAAHRAPVLLEGRALRDCAFVDVELLRATIESLNCSIASLSPPHWRPSGSEPARLPHEKEM is encoded by the coding sequence ATCCACCGTGGCTGGCTTCTTGCCAATCACCCCCTTTATGGCAATTTTTTGCCATGGCAGATGCCGTATCGTTCTCTTGTCCTTTCTTCTCCCGAGCATTGTGACTCCCCGGGTGCTTTCACCCCGGTGGACGTCTCTTCCCTTGACCTCATCGAGCAGGCCCAGGCCCGTTATGCCGCCGCTGCCCACCGCGCTCCCGTGCTTCTTGAGGGCCGGGCATTGCGGGACTGCGCCTTTGTGGACGTGGAACTTTTACGCGCAACTATCGAGAGTTTGAACTGTAGCATCGCAAGCCTTTCGCCCCCCCACTGGAGGCCATCCGGTTCAGAACCGGCCAGGCTTCCGCACGAAAAGGAGATGTAA
- the grdE gene encoding glycine reductase complex component B subunits alpha/beta: MKLELHRIMVSKLAFGAHTGIRDGVLTVNREELTALLKQDERLDSVEIDAAHPGESVRIMPVKDAIEPRCKLEGPGEVFPGWIGDVENAGEGKTLVLTGMAVLTTGRVVAPQEGIVDMSGPGADYTPFAKTCNLTLALSAAADLEPHQCEACFRLAGLRAAHYLAAACKEATADKVEEFDFPPFSEAMHAHPGLPRVAYIYMLQSQGLLHDTWVYGVDAKRILPTMISPTEVMDGAIISGNCVSACDKNNTYVHLNNPVIRSLYDHHGKDLNFVGVIITNENVTLADKKRSSSYAVKLARMMGVDAVVISEEGFGNPDADLIMNCRKSEQAGIRTVLITDEFAGRDGSSQSLADSCPEGDACVTAGNANEVIILPPMQKIIGDQAPAETIAGGFFGSVREDGSLEVELQAILGATNELGFNRIGGRTL; encoded by the coding sequence GTGAAGTTGGAACTACACCGCATCATGGTCAGCAAGCTGGCCTTCGGCGCGCACACCGGCATCCGCGACGGCGTGCTTACCGTCAACCGGGAAGAGCTGACAGCCCTGCTCAAGCAGGACGAACGCCTTGACAGTGTCGAGATTGACGCCGCTCACCCCGGCGAAAGCGTGCGCATCATGCCCGTGAAAGACGCTATTGAACCCCGCTGCAAGCTGGAAGGCCCGGGAGAGGTATTTCCCGGCTGGATCGGCGATGTGGAAAATGCCGGGGAGGGCAAGACGCTGGTACTGACCGGCATGGCCGTGCTGACCACGGGGCGCGTGGTGGCCCCGCAGGAAGGCATCGTGGACATGAGCGGCCCCGGCGCCGACTACACCCCTTTTGCAAAGACCTGCAACCTGACCCTTGCGCTGTCTGCCGCCGCCGACCTTGAGCCGCACCAGTGCGAGGCCTGCTTTCGCCTGGCAGGCCTGCGCGCGGCCCATTATCTGGCCGCCGCCTGCAAGGAGGCCACAGCGGACAAGGTGGAAGAGTTTGATTTTCCTCCATTCAGCGAAGCCATGCACGCCCATCCCGGCCTGCCCAGGGTGGCCTATATCTACATGCTGCAGTCCCAGGGCCTGCTGCACGATACCTGGGTTTACGGCGTGGACGCCAAGCGCATCCTGCCGACCATGATCAGCCCCACGGAAGTTATGGACGGGGCCATCATATCCGGCAACTGCGTGTCCGCCTGCGACAAGAACAATACCTACGTGCATCTGAACAATCCTGTTATCCGCAGCCTGTACGATCATCACGGCAAGGACCTGAACTTTGTCGGCGTGATCATCACCAACGAAAACGTGACCCTGGCGGACAAGAAGCGCAGCTCTTCCTATGCGGTCAAGCTGGCGCGCATGATGGGCGTTGATGCCGTGGTCATCAGCGAAGAGGGTTTCGGCAATCCCGATGCCGACCTCATCATGAACTGCCGCAAGTCCGAGCAGGCGGGCATCAGAACCGTGCTCATCACCGACGAATTCGCGGGACGTGACGGCTCAAGCCAGTCTCTGGCCGACTCCTGCCCCGAGGGCGATGCCTGCGTGACCGCAGGCAATGCCAACGAGGTCATCATCCTGCCGCCCATGCAGAAAATCATCGGCGATCAGGCCCCGGCCGAAACCATAGCGGGCGGCTTCTTCGGCTCCGTGCGCGAGGACGGCAGCCTTGAAGTGGAGTTGCAGGCCATACTCGGCGCCACGAACGAACTGGGCTTTAACCGCATTGGCGGCCGCACCCTGTAG
- the grdB gene encoding glycine reductase complex component B subunit gamma, with amino-acid sequence MAYKLVHYINQFFAGIGGEDKADVSPEVREGIVGPGMAFKAALGDQAEIVATFICGDNYCANNLDAVAARMVETVKSFGADGLIAGPAFNAGRYGTACGAVCAAVNKQLGLPVVSGMYRESPGVDLYRKEVTIVETADSARGMGKAVPAMAAVVLKLLRGEEIADPAAEGVFPKGIRKNMFYDEPGAERAVRMLIKKVGGEEFKTEYAMPIFDRVEPRPAIADMSRATIAVVTSGGIVPEGNPDHIAASSAQNFGAYSIEGVTDLEKGRYLTAHGGYDQTYANQDPDRVLPIDVLRDLEKEGRIGKLYNVFYTTVGNGTSVANSRKFGTEIGSQLKAAHVDGVILTSTUGTCTRCGATLAKAIEEAADVPVVHMCTIVPISLSIGANRIVPTVSIPHPLGNPELSAAEEKHLRRELVLKALQALSTGVDGQTVF; translated from the coding sequence ATGGCATATAAGCTTGTGCATTATATAAATCAGTTTTTTGCCGGTATCGGCGGTGAAGACAAGGCCGACGTCAGCCCCGAAGTGCGCGAGGGCATCGTGGGTCCCGGCATGGCCTTCAAGGCCGCTCTGGGCGATCAGGCCGAAATCGTGGCTACCTTTATCTGCGGCGATAACTATTGCGCCAACAATCTCGACGCCGTGGCCGCCAGGATGGTGGAAACCGTAAAGAGCTTCGGGGCTGACGGCCTCATAGCCGGGCCTGCTTTTAACGCGGGCCGCTACGGCACTGCCTGCGGCGCGGTGTGCGCTGCAGTCAACAAGCAGCTCGGCCTGCCCGTGGTAAGCGGCATGTACCGTGAAAGCCCCGGTGTGGACCTGTACCGCAAGGAAGTAACCATTGTGGAAACGGCCGACAGCGCCCGCGGCATGGGCAAGGCCGTACCTGCCATGGCCGCTGTGGTGCTTAAGCTGCTGCGCGGCGAAGAAATCGCCGACCCGGCGGCCGAAGGCGTTTTTCCCAAGGGCATCCGCAAGAACATGTTTTATGACGAACCCGGGGCCGAGCGCGCTGTACGCATGCTCATCAAGAAGGTCGGGGGCGAAGAGTTCAAGACCGAATACGCCATGCCCATATTCGACCGTGTGGAGCCGCGCCCGGCCATTGCCGACATGAGCAGGGCCACCATCGCCGTGGTTACCTCGGGCGGCATCGTGCCTGAAGGCAACCCCGACCATATCGCCGCCTCGTCGGCCCAGAACTTCGGCGCCTACAGCATCGAGGGCGTTACCGACCTTGAAAAGGGCAGGTACCTCACCGCTCACGGCGGCTATGACCAGACCTACGCCAATCAGGATCCCGATCGCGTACTGCCCATAGACGTGCTGCGCGACCTGGAAAAAGAAGGCAGGATCGGCAAGCTCTACAACGTGTTCTACACCACTGTGGGCAACGGTACATCCGTAGCCAACTCGCGCAAGTTTGGCACAGAAATCGGCTCGCAGCTCAAGGCCGCACATGTGGACGGGGTCATACTCACATCCACCTGAGGCACGTGCACGCGTTGCGGTGCAACGCTCGCCAAGGCCATTGAAGAAGCTGCCGATGTGCCCGTGGTCCACATGTGCACCATCGTGCCGATTTCCCTGAGTATCGGGGCCAACCGTATTGTGCCCACTGTGTCCATTCCTCACCCCCTGGGCAATCCCGAACTTTCTGCCGCTGAAGAAAAGCATCTGCGACGCGAGCTGGTGCTCAAGGCCCTTCAGGCCCTTTCCACCGGGGTAGACGGGCAGACGGTGTTCTAG
- the trxB gene encoding thioredoxin-disulfide reductase → MEKRELVIIGAGPAGLSAAIYGKRAGLDTLVLEKGRPGGQILTTSRVENYPGIIDGTGTGLADAFRAHAEFFKAEFRSVSVQKLEVRGNEKIITLKDGTEIAAGAVIVASGAYFRKQGCPGEKKYTGMGVSYCAVCDAAFFEDLEVAVIGGGNTAVEEACYLTGFASRVYLIHRRDEFRADRLVVEHALANPKIVPVMDSVLESIEGSDMVEKIMVRNVKTNEMRQIDLSGVFIFIGTLPNAEFLHGLLQTDAGGWIITDDKLQTSVPGIFAAGDVRNTSLRQVVTAAGDGARAAMAAYAYLQH, encoded by the coding sequence ATGGAAAAGCGTGAACTGGTCATCATCGGCGCAGGTCCGGCGGGCCTTTCTGCCGCCATTTACGGCAAGCGCGCCGGTCTTGATACACTTGTTCTGGAAAAAGGCCGTCCAGGCGGCCAGATACTGACCACCAGCAGGGTGGAAAACTATCCCGGCATCATTGACGGCACGGGAACAGGGCTGGCCGATGCGTTTCGTGCGCATGCGGAATTTTTCAAGGCGGAGTTCCGTTCGGTTTCTGTGCAAAAGCTCGAGGTGCGCGGCAACGAAAAGATCATCACCCTCAAGGACGGTACGGAAATCGCCGCCGGGGCCGTGATTGTCGCCAGCGGAGCTTACTTTCGCAAACAGGGCTGCCCCGGCGAAAAAAAATACACGGGCATGGGCGTTTCCTATTGCGCCGTGTGCGATGCGGCTTTTTTTGAAGATCTTGAAGTGGCTGTCATCGGCGGTGGCAATACCGCTGTGGAAGAAGCCTGCTACCTTACGGGCTTTGCCTCCAGGGTATACCTCATCCATCGCCGTGACGAGTTTCGTGCCGACAGGCTTGTGGTAGAGCACGCCCTGGCAAATCCCAAGATTGTACCTGTGATGGACAGCGTGCTGGAATCCATTGAAGGTAGCGACATGGTTGAAAAAATCATGGTGCGCAACGTGAAAACCAATGAAATGCGCCAGATCGATCTGAGCGGCGTGTTCATTTTCATCGGCACATTGCCCAATGCGGAATTTCTGCATGGCCTGCTGCAGACGGATGCCGGTGGCTGGATAATCACCGATGACAAGCTGCAAACCTCTGTTCCCGGTATTTTTGCAGCCGGCGACGTACGCAACACCTCGTTGCGGCAGGTCGTCACAGCGGCCGGTGACGGCGCACGGGCCGCCATGGCGGCCTATGCCTACCTTCAACACTAG
- the grdC gene encoding glycine/sarcosine/betaine reductase complex component C subunit beta: MKTVGIKAAAYCLNFAPELALHHGGTPAQERRAKPDSEFLRELPKHAQTFEQAASYAPNKTYVGAMSVDELAAAPAPWIDNLGEPQRFGKFGEIMPEDEFIGLMDICDVFDLIWLEGGFATAVAARLAQNPVMGEKQMARLEKGRPEAELLEAIEKHHALPLYFAGKVVGCCRRAHDTDENLEAGIMLENLASKASAVLCLLHLIKNAGMAPADVDFVVECSEEAVGDAMQRGGGNMAKAVAEIAECVNASGFDVRGFCAAPVAAMITAAGMVASGVRPNVVVISGGSVPKLYMNARDHIKKGVVPLENCVGSFALLLVPDDGQTPVMRLEGIGKHTVGAGASPQAITTALTFDPLSRVGLKLTDVDKYAPELHNAEITLPAGAGNVPEANYKMIAALAVMKGQIERADIQKFVDERGMPGFAHTQGHIPSGVPYVGHALEALKEGRIRRAMIIGKGSLFLGRLTNLADGVSFIMEAPGSAPAAQDVSQADVTEMLLDTLGDLAANLQKGR; the protein is encoded by the coding sequence ATGAAAACTGTTGGCATCAAGGCCGCGGCGTACTGCCTCAACTTTGCGCCGGAACTGGCCCTGCATCATGGCGGCACACCGGCACAGGAGCGCCGCGCCAAGCCCGATTCCGAATTCCTGCGCGAACTGCCCAAGCACGCGCAAACCTTTGAGCAGGCGGCATCTTACGCGCCCAACAAAACCTATGTGGGCGCCATGAGCGTGGACGAACTGGCCGCAGCCCCCGCACCCTGGATAGATAATCTCGGCGAGCCGCAGCGCTTCGGCAAGTTTGGCGAAATCATGCCCGAGGATGAATTCATCGGGCTTATGGATATCTGCGATGTTTTTGACCTCATCTGGCTTGAAGGAGGCTTTGCCACGGCCGTGGCCGCCAGGCTGGCCCAAAATCCTGTCATGGGTGAAAAACAGATGGCCCGTCTTGAAAAGGGCAGGCCCGAGGCCGAACTTCTTGAGGCCATTGAAAAGCACCACGCCCTGCCCCTGTATTTTGCAGGCAAGGTGGTGGGCTGCTGCCGCCGCGCCCATGACACCGATGAAAACCTCGAAGCCGGGATCATGCTGGAAAACCTTGCCAGCAAGGCCAGCGCCGTGCTTTGCCTGCTGCACCTGATCAAGAATGCGGGCATGGCTCCGGCAGATGTGGATTTTGTGGTGGAATGCTCGGAAGAAGCCGTGGGCGACGCCATGCAGCGCGGCGGCGGCAATATGGCCAAGGCCGTTGCCGAAATAGCCGAATGCGTCAATGCCAGCGGGTTTGACGTGCGCGGCTTCTGCGCAGCGCCCGTGGCGGCCATGATCACGGCGGCGGGTATGGTTGCCAGCGGCGTGCGGCCCAATGTGGTGGTCATCAGCGGCGGCTCTGTGCCCAAGCTGTATATGAACGCCCGCGACCATATCAAAAAGGGCGTTGTTCCGCTTGAGAACTGCGTGGGCAGCTTTGCCCTGCTGCTGGTTCCCGATGACGGGCAGACACCTGTCATGCGGCTTGAAGGCATCGGCAAGCATACGGTGGGAGCCGGGGCTTCGCCCCAGGCCATCACAACGGCCCTGACCTTTGACCCGCTGTCCCGCGTTGGTCTCAAGCTGACTGACGTGGACAAGTACGCCCCGGAACTGCACAACGCTGAAATCACCCTGCCCGCGGGCGCGGGCAACGTGCCCGAAGCCAACTACAAGATGATCGCGGCCCTGGCTGTCATGAAGGGGCAGATCGAGCGCGCCGATATCCAGAAGTTTGTGGACGAGCGCGGCATGCCGGGCTTTGCGCACACCCAGGGGCATATCCCTTCGGGCGTTCCCTATGTGGGCCACGCCCTTGAGGCCCTGAAAGAAGGGCGCATCAGGCGGGCCATGATCATCGGCAAGGGCAGCCTCTTCCTGGGTCGCCTGACCAATCTGGCTGACGGTGTTTCCTTTATTATGGAAGCACCGGGAAGCGCCCCTGCGGCGCAGGATGTCAGCCAGGCGGATGTGACGGAAATGCTGCTCGACACTCTGGGCGATCTGGCGGCCAATCTGCAAAAGGGCCGGTAG
- the grdD gene encoding glycine/sarcosine/betaine reductase complex component C subunit alpha, translated as MASQNDKRAILGKALEDLVTRARSGREPCRIGLMAAGGEHSDMEFITAAAAAMKEDAALTVVGVGPRPAGLLPAGLDWIETGCEGGELAAGMEKALDSGHIQGAVALHYPFPLGVSTVGRILTPALGRAMFVACTTGMSAAKRQQALLRNAVLGIAVAKASGLAAPAVGVLNVDAAPQVLRALNRMAEKGYALNLGQSVRGDGGSLLRGNDLLRGAVDVCVTDTLTGNVLMKLFGAFTSGGAYETTGWGYGPSVGEGWNKVVSIISRASGSPVIANALAYTAAAVRGRLPALVTEELRKARAAGLDDELAAFEKSDAAPAVQVSPPPVEPTDEEIHGIDVLDLEQAVRCLWKEKIYAEAAMGCTGPVVKLASARLEAARKILADAGYI; from the coding sequence ATGGCTAGTCAAAATGACAAGCGCGCCATCCTCGGCAAGGCTCTTGAAGACCTGGTGACGCGGGCGCGCAGCGGGCGCGAGCCGTGCCGCATAGGGCTTATGGCCGCCGGAGGCGAGCATTCGGATATGGAGTTCATCACGGCTGCGGCTGCTGCCATGAAGGAAGACGCCGCCCTGACCGTGGTGGGGGTCGGCCCGCGTCCTGCCGGGCTGCTGCCCGCTGGTCTGGATTGGATCGAAACCGGCTGCGAGGGCGGCGAACTGGCCGCAGGTATGGAAAAGGCCCTGGACAGCGGCCATATCCAGGGGGCTGTGGCCCTGCACTATCCCTTCCCGCTGGGCGTGAGCACCGTAGGCCGCATCCTTACGCCTGCTCTGGGCAGGGCCATGTTTGTGGCCTGCACCACGGGCATGAGCGCTGCCAAAAGGCAGCAGGCCCTGCTGCGCAATGCGGTGCTGGGCATCGCCGTGGCAAAAGCCTCGGGGCTGGCCGCGCCCGCCGTGGGCGTGCTCAATGTGGATGCGGCTCCCCAGGTCTTGCGCGCCCTGAACCGCATGGCGGAAAAGGGCTATGCCCTGAACCTCGGGCAGAGCGTCAGGGGTGACGGCGGCTCGCTGCTGCGTGGCAACGACCTTTTGCGCGGCGCTGTTGATGTGTGCGTTACGGATACACTGACGGGCAATGTGCTCATGAAGCTCTTTGGCGCATTCACTTCGGGCGGCGCTTACGAAACCACCGGCTGGGGCTACGGGCCTTCCGTGGGCGAAGGCTGGAACAAGGTTGTAAGCATCATCTCCCGTGCATCGGGTTCCCCGGTTATCGCCAATGCCCTTGCCTATACGGCGGCGGCCGTGCGTGGCCGGCTGCCCGCCCTGGTGACCGAAGAACTGCGCAAGGCGCGCGCTGCCGGACTGGATGATGAGCTGGCCGCCTTTGAAAAGAGCGATGCCGCCCCGGCCGTTCAGGTGTCGCCGCCCCCGGTTGAACCCACTGATGAGGAAATACACGGCATTGACGTGCTGGACCTGGAGCAGGCAGTGCGCTGCCTGTGGAAGGAAAAAATATATGCCGAGGCCGCCATGGGCTGCACCGGCCCCGTGGTGAAGCTGGCTTCGGCCCGGCTTGAGGCTGCGCGTAAGATATTGGCGGATGCCGGTTACATTTGA
- a CDS encoding thioredoxin family protein → MMIIVDKENFEAEVQQSAMPCVVDLWGPQCGPCLALMPAVEELAATYEGKVKFCKLNVAENRRLVIGLRVMAVPTILFYKGGECVARLTGDAVSVESIKAEADKLL, encoded by the coding sequence ATGATGATTATTGTCGACAAGGAAAACTTTGAGGCCGAAGTGCAGCAGAGCGCCATGCCCTGCGTGGTGGACCTGTGGGGTCCGCAGTGCGGTCCCTGCCTGGCCCTTATGCCCGCTGTGGAAGAGCTGGCCGCAACCTATGAAGGCAAGGTCAAGTTCTGCAAGCTCAATGTGGCGGAAAACCGCCGCCTGGTCATCGGCCTGCGCGTCATGGCCGTGCCGACCATCCTGTTTTACAAGGGTGGCGAGTGCGTGGCCCGCCTGACCGGCGATGCCGTGTCCGTTGAATCCATCAAGGCTGAAGCGGACAAGCTGCTGTAG
- the grdA gene encoding glycine/sarcosine/betaine reductase complex selenoprotein A, protein MGKLTGKKLLLLGERDGVPGPAMADVFANSGAEILFSATECFVUTAAGAMDLENQQRVKDAAEKFGGENVVVILGSSDPEGAEIYAETVTMGDPTFAGPLAGVPLGLCVYHILEPEIKEEADPAKWEEQISMMEMVLNVDALVESVRKMREANSKFSL, encoded by the coding sequence ATGGGTAAGCTTACAGGCAAGAAGCTTCTGCTGCTTGGCGAAAGGGACGGCGTACCCGGCCCGGCCATGGCGGATGTCTTTGCAAATTCGGGTGCGGAAATACTGTTTTCCGCTACCGAATGCTTTGTCTGAACGGCCGCAGGGGCCATGGATCTGGAAAATCAGCAGCGCGTCAAGGACGCGGCTGAGAAGTTTGGTGGCGAGAACGTTGTGGTGATTCTCGGCTCTTCCGACCCTGAAGGGGCGGAAATTTACGCCGAAACCGTCACCATGGGCGACCCCACCTTCGCCGGACCCTTGGCCGGAGTCCCGTTGGGACTCTGCGTATATCACATTCTTGAACCCGAAATTAAAGAAGAAGCCGATCCCGCCAAGTGGGAAGAGCAGATCAGCATGATGGAAATGGTCCTTAACGTGGATGCGCTCGTGGAATCTGTAAGAAAGATGCGCGAAGCCAACAGCAAGTTCAGCCTTTAG